The sequence CGGGGGCCTCTTCCCAGACGAGCCGGAGCTTCGCCTCGTGGGTCGGCGCCGTGTACAGCGGCAGCCACGCCCGCAGACCGGAGGTGTGCGTCAGCAGCTGACGGATCGTCACTTTCTCCTTGCCCGCCCGGCCGAAGTCCGGCAGGTACGAGGCGACCGTGCCCGCGAGGTCCAGGGCGCCCCGCTCGATCTGCTGCACGGCGAGGAGCGAGGTGAACAGCTTGGAGACCGAGGCCAGGTCGAATACGGTGTCCCGGGTCATCGGCAGCTGCCGGCCGGGCGGCAGCTCGACGCCCGTGTCGGTCTTCTCGTCGTAACCCGAGTAGCGCACCGCCATGCCGATCGGCTCGTGCAGGGCCACGATGTTGCCGCGCCCGGCGAGCAGGACGGCGCCCGCGTACCAGGGCCGGCGGGGGGAGGGGGCGAGGAACGCCTCGGCGTCCGCGACGAGGTGCCGCAGGTGCGCGGGCAGCAGCCCGGCGCGCTCGGGGGAGCCGTGCCGCAGGGTGGCGCGGCGGCCGGAGGAGGCGGGCGCGGTGGCGGCCGGCCCCGCCGGGAGCGCGCCGAGGGCCAGCGCGCCGCCTGCCGCCAGGGAGCCCGCGACCAGCCGCCGCCGGGTCGGCCCGCCCGGTGCTCCGCCTGCCAGGTCGTCCGTCATCGTCCGCGGCCTCCCGCCTGAAAATATCTTTCCGGACCCGCCCCGCACCGTGAAACTTTCCTGTCGGGCCGGAGGTGTGTCAACGGGGCGCGGCAGCCGCCGAGAAATCTGACGGTCCGTCAGTGACGGCTTCCCGTGACCGTCCTGTGGTCTCGCCACATGTGCGCCGGAACCATGTGCCGCAGACCGAGGTACTCCCGGGTGCTTGACCCGCCCCGGGTGACCTGCCGAGGATCCTGAGGCATGACGCACGGACAGGGCAGCACGGTGGACGCGATGCTGCGGCGCAGCGCCCGGCGCACCCCGGCACGCGTCGCCGTCGAGTACGGCGACCGGACGTGGACGTACGGGGAACTGGACGACGCCGTCTCCCGCGCGGCCTCGCTGCTGCTCGCCGAGGACACCGCACCCGGCGACCGGGTCGCCGCCTACGGCCACAACTCCGACGCCTATCTGATCGCCTTCCTCGCCTGCGCCCGCGCCGGCCTGGTCCATGTGCCGGTCAACCACCACCTCACCGGCGACGACCTCGCCTACCTCCTCGGCCAGTCCGGCAGCACCCTCGTCCTCGCCGACCCCGGCCTCGCCGGGCGGCTGCCGGCCGGGACGCGGACGCTGCCGCTGCGCGACACCGGCGACTCGCTGCTCTCCCGGCTCCCCGGCGCACCGCCGTACGACGGCCCCGAACCGCGCTCGGAGGACCTGGTGCAACTGCTGTACACCTCCGGGACGACCGCCCTGCCCAAGGGCGCGATGATGACCCACCGGGCCCTGGTGCACGCCTACCTGAGCGCCATCACCGCCCTCGACCTGCGTGCCGGCGACCGGCCCGCGCACGCGCTGCCGCTGTACCACTCGGCGCAGACACATGTGTTCCTGCTGCCGTACCTGGCGGTCGGCGCGACCAACCTCATCCTGGACGCGCCCGCCGGCGACCTGCTGTTCGACCTGGTCGAAGCGGGCCGCGTGGACAGCCTGTTCGCCCCGCCGACCGTCTGGATCGCCCTGGCGGGCCGCCCGGACTTCGCGACCCGGGACCTGTCCGGGCTGCGCAAGGCCTACTACGGCGCGTCGGTCATGCCGGTGCCGGTGCTGCGCCGCCTGCGCGAGCGCCTGCCCGGGCTCGCCTTCTACAACTGCTTCGGCCAGAGCGAGATCGGCCCGCTGGCCACGGTCCTCGGCCCGGACGAGCACGACGCGCGGCCGGAGTCCTGCGGGCGTGCCGTCCTGTTCGTCGAGGCCCGGGTGGTCGACGGGGACGGCACGGACGTTCCCGTCGGAGTGCCCGGCGAAGTCGTCTACCGCTCCCCGCAGTTGTGCGAGGGCTACTGGGAGCGGCCCGAGGAGACCGCCGAGGCGTTCCGCGGCGGCTGGTTCCACTCCGGGGACCTCGCGGTGCGGGACGCCGAGGGCTGCCTCACCATCGTGGACCGGGTGAAGGACGTCATCAACTCCGGTGGCGTACTGGTGGCCTCACGCCAGGTCGAGGACGCGCTCTACACCCACGAGGCGGTCGCCGAGGCCGCCGTGATCGGCCTGCCCGACGACCGGTGGATCGAGGCCGTCACCGCGGTCGTCGTGCCGCGCGCCGAGGTGACGGAGGATCAGCTCATCGCCCATGTGAAGGCCAGGATCGCCCCGTTCAAGGCCCCCAAACGCGTCCTGTTCGTCCCGGAGCTGCCGCGCAACGCCAGCGGAAAGATCCTCAAACGCGAACTGCGCGACCGCTTCGGGGGCTGACCGCCCCGGCGGCCGGTCGGAGCCTCACAAACTCTGCCCCAGCTTCGCGACGAGAGCGGCGATGTGGTGCTCGTCGCGCTGGTAGTGGGTCCACTTGCCCACGCGGGTCGCCCGGACCAGGCCTGCGCGCTGGAGTTCGGCCATATAGGCGGACACCGTGGACTGGGCCAGGCCCGCCTTGGCCTGTATGTGGCTCACGGACACCCCGGCCTGGGCCGGGCCGGCGGTGGCCGCGTTCCTCGGGAAGTGCCGCTCGGGGTCGCGCAGCCAGCGCAGCATCTGCAGCCGCATCGGGTTGGACAGCGCCCGCAGCGCGGTGACCAGATCAGGGTCCGGGGTGGCGGCGGTGTCCGTCATGAGGTCGGAGTATAGGGGGCCTCCGGCCTGCCGGGGCGCGCCGATACGTCCCTGGTCAGCCGCCGGACCGGCGGCGCAGCGCCGCCTTCTTCGCCCGGTTGCCGCAGGTGTCCATCGAGCACCAGCGCCGGGTGCCCGGCCGCGAGGTGTCCAGGAACAGCGCCCCGCACGCGGCCCCCGCGCAGTCCCGCACCCGGTCCACGGCCGGTGAGGCGACCAGGTCCAGCGCGTCCCGGGCGACGAGGGCGAGCGTGGCGCGCACCGGATCCCCGGCGTGCCAGGCCAGCCGGCCCGAGGCGGTGAGCGCGGGGACGGGCACGGGATGGGCGGCGGCCTCGTTGACGAGGGCCCGCGTCGCCGCGTCCGGTCTCCCGCCGGAGCGGGCGGCACCGATCAGCCGGTGGATCGCCTCGCGCAGCTCATGAGCCGTACGCACCAGGGCGGGCGTCGCGTCGCCGGCCCCGGCGGGACAGGGGCCGCACTGCCGCACCCAGGCGGCCAGGGCCTCGGCGTCGGGCAACTCCTCCACCGCCTCGGCCGTACCCCGGAAGCGCAGGGTCCGGGCGAAGTCCAGACACAGGCGTCCCGAGCCCTGGCGGAAGCGGATGGTCGTCGGCACCCTCTCACCCTACACAGGAGAACCGGTTTGACTGGTACCGTGCGGGAACCGTTCAAACCGGTTCCTGGAGAGGTGACCGCGTGTCCGCGTCCCCCGCACCGTCCGCCCCGCCCCGCCGGGTGATCCTCGCGCTGGCGCTCGCCTGCGGAGTGAGCGTCGCCACCATCTACTTCCCCCAGGCCATCAGCGCGCTGATCGCCGCCGACCTGCGCGTCTCGGCGGGCGAGGCGGCCCTCGTCGTGACCGCGGCCCAGTTCGGCTACGCGGCCGGCATCTTCCTGCTGGTCCCGCTCGGCGACCGGCTGCCGCACCGCCGGCTGATCGTCACGCTGCTCGCGCTGACCGCGGCGGGGCTGCTCGCCGCCGGCGCCGCGCCGACCCTGCCCGTCCTCGTCGCCGCGAGCGCCGCCACCGGCATCACCACCGTCGTCCCGCAGATCATCATCCCGATGACCGCCGGGCTCGTGCCCGCCGAACGGCGCGGCGCCGTCACCGGCACACTGCTCAGCGGACTCATCGGCGGCATCCTGCTGGCCCGGACCTTCGGCGGCACCCTCGGCGAGTGGCTGGGCTGGCGCGCCCCCTACCTCGTCGCCGCCGCCCTGATCCTCACCCTCGCGCTGCTGCTCGCCCGCGTGGTGCCGGACACCACACCCACCTCCCGCCAGCCGTATCCCGCGCTGATATCCGCCCCGCTGCGCCTGCTGCGCGAGGAACCCGACCTGCGGCGCTCCTGCCTCTACCAGGCGACCGTCTTCGCCGGCTTCAGCGCCGCCTGGACCGCGCTCACCCTCCTGGTGACCGGGCCGGCCTACGGCATGGGTGCCCAGACCGTGGGCGTGCTCGGGCTCGTGGGTGCCGCGAGCATGTTCTGCACCCCCGTCGCCGGGCGCGTGGCCGACCGCCGGGGACCGGACGCGGTGAGCCTGTGGTGTCTGCTCGGGGCGATCGGCTCGGCGGGAGTGCTGGTCCTCGGCGGCACGGGCGGCACCGCCGGGCTGGTGGTGCTGGCCGCCGGCATGCTGCTCCTCGACGTGGCCGTGCAGGGCGGCCAGGTCGCCAACCAGGCCCGCAACTTCGCCCTCCGCCCGGACGCCCGGGCCCGGATCAACACCGCCTACATGACGTGCGCGTTCCTCGGCGGCAGCGCCGGGTCCTGGCTCGGGGTGCGGGCGTACGACGGGCTGGGCTGGCCGGCGGTGACGGCACTGGTGGCCCTGCTGGCCGCGCTCGCGCTGACCCGGCACCTGACCAGGCCCCGGGTGCCGGCCGTACCGGCCGAGGACGCGGTGACACCGAGCAAGGTGCTGTGAGGCGGAGCCCGCAGCGCGCCGCCTCCGCCGCGCTCGTCCCTCTCGCCGGCCCGGCCCTATCCGTCGTCCCGGGGCCGCAGGTCCACGATCCGGCGGATCTTGCCCACCGACCGCTCCAGCGACTCCGGTTCCACGATCTCCACGTCCACCGACACCCCGATGCCGTCCTTGACCGCCGCGACGATGGCCCGGGCCGCCGCCTCCCGCACCTCCGCCGGGGCGTCCGGGCGGGCCTCGGCCCGGACCGTCAGGGCGTCGAGGCGGCCCTCCCGGGTCAGACGCAGCTGGAAGTGCGGTGCCACCCCGGGCGTGCGCAGCACGATCTCCTCGATCTGGGTCGGGAAGAGGTTCACCCCGCGCAGGATCACCATGTCGTCACTGCGCCCGGTGATCCGCTCCATCCGCCGGAACACCCGGGCCGTGCCCGGCAGCAGCCGGGTCAGGTCCCGCGTCCGGTACCGGACGATCGGCATGGCCTCCTTGGTCAGCGAGGTGAACACCAGCTCGCCCCGCTCGCCCTCCGGCAGCACCTCGCCGGTGACCGGGTCCACGATCTCCGGGTAGAAGTGGTCCTCCCACACATGCAAACCGTCCTTGGTCTCCGCGCACTCCTGCGCGACACCCGGACCGATCACCTCGGACAGCCCGTAGATGTCGACGGCGTCGATCGCGCACCGCTCCTCGATCTCCCGCCGCATCGGCTCGGTCCAGGGCTCGGCCCCGAAGACGCCCACCCGCAGCGAGGTGCTCCGCGGGTCCACGCCCTGCCGCTCGAACTCGTCCAGCAGGGTGAGCATGTAGGACGGGGTCACCATGATGACGGACGGTTCCAGGTCCAGGATCAGCCGCACCTGCCGGGCCGTCATGCCGCCGGACGCGGGGACGACCGTACAGCCCAGGCGCTCGGCGCCGTAGTGGGCGCCGAGCCCTCCGGTGAACAGCCCGTAGCCGTAGGCCACATGGACGACATCGCCGGGCCGGCCGCCGGCCGCCCGGATCGAGCGGGCCACCAGGTCGGCCCACAGGGAAAGGTCGCGGTCGGTGTAGCCGACCACCGTGGGTCGGCCCGTGGTGCCACTGGAGGCGTGCAGCCGGCGGATCCTCTCCCGGGGGACGGCGAACATGCCGTACGGGTAGTTCGCCCGGAGGTCGGCCTTGGTCGTGAAGGGAAACCGGGCCAGGTCGGCGAGCGTACGGCAGTCCTCCGGGCGGACACCGGCCCGGTCGAAGGACTCCCGGTAGAACGGCACGTGCTCGTACGCGTGCCGCAGCGAGGCACGCAGCCGCTCCAGCTGGAGTGCCCGCAGCTCCTCGGCCCCGAGCCGTTCGCCCGCGTCCAGCAGATCCGCCACATCCGTCATGGGACGTCTCCCTAGCCAGCCACACATTCCGGACGACCGATCATTCGGTCGTTGTTGCTGCGGCAAGTAATTCAGGCCACCCGGGCTCCGGGCAAGAGGCCGACGGAATTTTCCCGACACCGCACGCCGGAGAGCCGGCCCCGGCCCGGCCCGCACGCCACGGGCTCGGATGGCGCGTCCTGGCCGGCCCGTGCGCGCGGCGCGGGCTCCACACCGCCGCACCGCACGCCCCGTCCAGTTCCCAGGCGGTGATCCCGCGCCGCTCCCCGCGCCTCGGCGCCGTCGGCGGCTCCACCGCACGCGTCGCCGCGCACCCGAACGCCGCCCGCGTCCACCGCACGGTTCTCATCCTCGCCTTCGACAAACAGTCCGAGTCCCACCGCGATGTGCGGCCTGCGGCGCCACCGACACCATCGGCGCCGCGCGGGCCGCAAGCCCACCGGGGCCGGGACGACGGCACTCGACGGGACCTGGCCGCCGCCAGGCCCGGCGGCGTGCTCCGCGCCGACCCCATCGGTGCCTCCGGCCCGATCCGCTCCGCCGGGGCCGCCTTCCGGATGTCCGTCCACGCGGCTCCCGGGTTCCGAACCCCCGGCTCCTGACGGCCCGCCGCGAAGATCGCCCCCGTGTGCCCTGTCCGCCGTGGCGGCCGGTCGCTAGGCTGACCCGCGGACGACGAACCGGGAGGAGCACGGACGTGGCCGAGAGCACCACCCAGCACAAGCCGCTCGCGGGCTGGGACAAGCCGGAGCTGGACCTCAGCAAGGCCGAGTGGCAGTCCAGCAGCCGAGGGCTGGGCGATGTCCAGATCGCCTTCGTCGAGGGCTTCATCGCGATGCGCAACAGCGACCGGCCGGAGAGCCCGTCCCTGATCTTCACCCCCGCCGAATGGGGCGCCTTCGTCTCCGGCGCGCGCGAAGGCGAGTTCGATCTCACCTGAACCGGGGGTGTTCCGCGCGGATTTCCGGACACGCGGCCGGCAGCGCCCCACCGGGGACCGGACCTGAGCCAGGCTGGCCCCTGCACGGGGAAGGTCGCCTTCCGGAGGTGAGAAGGATGAACGCTGCGCCGGTCATCGCCGCGGTGGACGGTTCCGCGGACAGCCTGCGCGCCCTGGACTGGGCCCTGGACGCCGCCCGCCGCCGCGCGGCACCGCTGCGCGTGGTGCACGTACGGCAGTACGCCGCCTGGGGTCAGGCCGGCGTCCTGGTCGCCGGACCGCCCGGCGCCGAGGACGATCCGGTGCTGGACGAGGTGCGCGCCCGCCTCGGGGACCACGCCGGGCAACCGGCCGTGGAGTACGTGACCCTGGAGGGCGTGCCCGGCGCCGTCCTGCCCGAACTGGGCGACGACGCCCAGCTGTTGGTGCTCGGCTCCCGGGGCCGCGGCGGGTTCGCCAGCCTGCTGCTCGGCTCCAACGGCCTCGCCGCCGCCCGGGACGCCGGATGCCCCGTGGTCGTCGTCCCGCCGCCCGGCCGCGAGGTGCACGGAGAGGGTCCCGCCGAACCCGGACCCCGGGTCGTCGCCGGACTGCACGCCGACAGCCCCGACGACGGCGTCCTCGCCTTCGCCTTCGCCGAGGCCGCCCGGCGCCACGCACGGCTCCAGGTCGTCGCCGCCTACCCCTGGCCGGCGCAGACCTGGTCCGCGCCCGGCCAGCCGCTGCCGCCCCTGGTCGACGAGGAGGCCGTCGCGGACGAGACCCGCGCCCTCGCCGACGGCTTCCTCGCCCCGCACCGCGAGCGGCACCCCGAAGTGCGCGCGGACGCCGAGGCGTTGCCCGGCGACGCGGCCGGCCATCTGGTCGCCGCCTCCAGGGACGCCGAACTGGTCGTGGTCGGCCGGCACCGGCGGCGCCTGCTCGCCCCGGCCCGCATGATGGGCTCGGTCACCCAGGCCGTACTGCTGCACGCGGCGAGCCCCGTCGCGGTGGTACCGCCGGCCCCGCACCCGGAACCGGACCGGGAAACGGCGCCCTAGGTGTGCTGTCCCGGGACGTAGGGCCTGTCTGACAATGCCCGTCTGCCGCGCGACGCCCTTCGGGCGACGACGCGCATGGTCAGACAGGCCTTAGCAGGCCGCACCGCGCTCCGCAATCCCTCCGGCGCCGACTGACGCTCCGCCGGCTGTGGGGCGCGACGCCATGGTGCCCGGACACACCCGAACCTAAGGTTCCGCCACCCCGCCGCTCCCGGCGCCGCCCGCGCCCGGAACCGGCCGGGGCCCGTGTGTCCACCGAAGGAGCCGTCATGCCCCTGCCCCCGCGACCCGGAGCACCCGTGGCACCCGGAGCGCGACCCCGCGCCCGTCTGCTGCCCCGCCTGCTCGCCGTCCTCGCCGTCGTCCTCGGCACCGTCCTCGCCGGCCCCGCGCCCCGGGCCGACGCCGCCGTCACGCTCACCAGAGTGAACGACTTCGGATCCAACCCCGGAGCCCTCACCATGTACGTGTACCGGCCCGCGACCCTGCCGGTCCGCCCACCGGTCGTGGTGGCCCTGCACGGCTGCACCCAGAACGCCCAGGTCTACGCCGACAACTCCGGACTGCCCCGGCTCGCCGACCAGGACGGCTTCCTGCTGGTGTTCGCCGAGACCGGCACCGCCAACAACGCGAACAAGTGCTTCAACTGGTTCCAGTCCGGCGACAACCGGCGCGGCCAGGGCGAGGCGCTGTCCGTCCGCCAGATGGTGAGCCACGCCGTCACCGCCTACGGCGCCGACCCGGGCCGCGTCCACGTCACCGGCCTGTCCGCCGGCGGCGCCATGACCGCGGTCATGCTCGCCACCTACCCCGACGTCTTCGCCGCGGGCGCGATCGTCGCCGGCCTGCCCTACGACTGCACCAAGGACAACAGCCCCTACACCTGCATGAACCCCGGCGTCGACCGGAGCCCCGCCGACTGGGCCCGGCGAGTGCGCGACGCCCACCCCTCGTACACCGGGCCCTGGCCGCGCACGGCCATCTGGTACGGCGACCGGGACACCACCGTCGTACCGCGCAACGCCACCGAACTGCGCGACCAGTGGACGGCCCTGCACGGCCTGTCCCAGACGCCCACCCGCACCAGGGCCATCGGGCCGGACGCCACCCGGCAGGACCAGTACCTGGCCGCCGACGGCACCGTGGCCGTCGAGGTCGACCAGGTCCCCGGCATCGGCCACGGCACCCCGGTCGACCCCGGAACCGGCGGCGAACAGTGCGGCGGCACCGGCGCCCCCTACTTCCTCGACTCCATCTGCTCCAGCCGCTGGATCGCCCGCTTCTTCGGCCTGGACACCACCGACCCGGGCGACCCCGGCCCCGGCGACCCCGATCCCGGCGACCCCGGCACCGCCGCATGCTGGACGGCGAGCAACTACGCCCACGTCCAGGCGGGACGGGCCACCGTGGGCGGCGGCTACACCTACGCCGTCGGCTCCGGCCAGAACATGGGCCTGTACAACACGTTCGTCACCCACACCCTGAAGGAATCACCCACGGGCTACTACACCCTCGCCGACAGCGGCTGCCCCTGACCACCCGTCAGCGCCCGCACACCAGCGACCACCCCTCCACCGCCATGGTGACCGGCACCGGCGAACAGCCCGTCATCATGGCGGCCTCACACATGTCCGCAACCCCCACACCGCGCCTAACCTCCAGCGCGTCCCCAACCCGCCGGAGGAGCCGTATGTTTCCGCCCCGAACAGAACACCGCGCCCGGCGCACCCCGCTCGGCGCCCTGTCACTCGCCGCCGTCTGCGCACTCCTGGCCGGCCCGGTCACCCCGGCCGGCGCGCCGCCCGCCGGCCCCGGAAGCCCGGACGCCCACTGCGCCGGACGCGCCCTGGTGCGCGTCCCCGGCGCCGCCCGCCAGCGGACCGACTGCCTGGAGGAGCTGACCACCGCCGGAACCGCCGCCACCGGCCACACCGACCCCGCCGACTACGCGGGCCTCACCCCCAAGGACCTGCCCACGCCCACCGGCGTCCCCGGCCTCCAGATCGACGGCTACTTCCCGGACACCTCCACCACCAACACCAACCACGGCTGGCACCACGACTCCCAGTTCGTGATCCGGCTGCCCGACCACTGGAACGGCGGCCTGGTCGTCGCCGGCACTCCGGGCAACCGCGAGCAGTACGCGGGCGACCGGGCCATCGCCGACTGGGTCCTCGCCCGCGGCTACGCCTACGCCGCCACCGACAAGGGCAACACCGGCACCGCCTTCTACCGCGACGGCCGCCGGCCCGGCGACGCCATCGCCGAGTGGAACACCCGCCTCACCCAGCTCACCCGCGCCGCCCGCACCGTCGTCACCGAGCGCTACCACCGGCCCCCCGCCCGCACCCTGGCCACCGGCCTGTCCAACGGCGGCTACCTGGTGCGCTGGCAGCTGGAACACCACCCGGAGCTGTATGACGGCGGCGTCGACTGGGAAGGCACCCTCTGGCGCGCCGACGGCCCCCACCCGCTCACCTTCCTGCCGGCCGCCCTGCGCCACTACCCGGACTACGCCGCCGGCGGCCCCCGGGCCGCCGAGGCCGCGGCGGCCCTGCACCGGGCCGGCTACCCGGCCGGCTCCGAGTTCCTGTGGCCGTACCACCATCAGGTCTACTGGGACCTCACCCAGCGCCTCTACCGCGAGGAACTCGACCCCGGCTACGACGGTCCCACCGAGGCGGGCACCCCCTACTGCGCCTCCGGCACCCCCGCCTGCGACGCCGACTACGCCTACGCCGAACGGCCCGCCGCCGTCCACCGCGCGGTCGGCCGCATCGGCCTCACCGGCCGCATCGGCAAACCCCTGATCACCCTCCAGGGCACCCTCGACGTACTCCTGCCGATCAGCCAGGACTCCGACGTCTACGCCCGCATGGTCCACGAGGCCGGCCGCGGTGCCCTGCTGCGCTACTACCGCATCGAGGACGGCACCCACACCGACTCCCTCGCCGACGCCTTCCCCGGCCGGCTCCGCCCGATGGTGCCCTGCCACCGCGCCGCCTTCACCGCCCTGGAGCGCTGGCTCGCCGGAACGGGCCGCCCGCCCGCCGACCGCACGGTCGCCCGCCCGGCCGGAGCGGACCCCGCCACCCTGCTCACCAGCTGCCCCCTGCGCTAGCCGGCCTGCCCGGCGCCCGCAGGTCACCCACCGGAGCACGGGCACGTACCATGGCCGCATGTCGTTCCTCCGCCGCCGCAGCGCGACCCCTGCCGGACCCGACTTCGACGTGCTGGCCATGGACCCGGGCGACTGGCCGGGCAATCTCGGCGCGGGCCTGCTGCCCGCCCCCGACGGCACCTGCCAGGGCGTCTTCCTGCGCTACGACCTGTTCGGCGGACGCGGCCCCGCCATGATCATCGGCAATCTCCCGGAGGGCTCCCCGGCCCGCGACGTCGCCGAGGACGAGATCCCCTTCGAGGTGGGCCAGCTGCTGCTGGCGCTGGAGAACGACGAGGAGGTCACCGTCGTCGGCACCGAGGACACCCCGGTGCTCCAGGGCGACAACCTCCTCATCGTGCGGCGGCTGAAGCTCTCCGAGAGCCGGATCTCCTGCGTCCAGTTCGACCGCAGCGACGGCGTCCTCGTGACCATCGCCGCCTGGGACCGGCCCATCACCGACGACCTGTACGCCCTCCTGAAGCCGCTCCCGGCGGAACTGTTCCAGCAGGGCTGACACCCGTCGGCCGGCCTAGCGGGCCGCGGTCCCGTCCTCGACCGTCACGTCGGCGGCCCGGACGAAGGCGACCCGGTGGCCGTACTGGATCTCGTAGTACCGGTCCTCGCCCCTTACCACCCGGTGCGCGTCCGGGGTGAAGGTCACCGCGTAGTAGTACTCGCCCGGCATCTCGTCACCGACGACGTACCGCTGCCCGGCCGGGATCGTGTACGGCAGCGGCACCACCGACTGGGCGGGGACACCCGCCGGGTAGGCCGCCTTCTCCGGGTAGGCCCGGCCGTACACCGGCACGCTCGCCAGGCCCTCGCGCGGGGTCACCACCAGGCCCTTCGCGGGCACCGCCGTGCGCTGCCCGGCCGGGTCGCGGAACCAGGCCTTCTGCCCGAGGTACCAGACGGCCGTCCAGTCACCCCAGCGGCCGGCCACCGCGTACTGCTGGCCCGTGGAGACGCGCGAGGACAGGTCGTTCACCCCGTCGGTCGGGTCCGTCTTCACTCCGATGTCCCTGATGAGCGGCGCGTTCTCGTCGTGGTCCGTGTACAGCCGCACTTCACCGGAGCCGTGCGCCGGGCAGGGCTCGCCCTTGGCGGCGCAGCCGGTGTACACGGGCCGGTTCGCGTCGTAGTCCGGCAGCACCGTCAGCACACCCGAGTGCGGTCCGGCCGTGCGCCGCAGCGGCCGGCCCAGCAGCCGGAAGTAGTGCCGCCAGTCCCAGTACGGTCCCGGGTCCGTGTGCATCCCCGGAATGGTGGAGGCGGTCGGCCCGGGCACGTTGTCGTGGCCGAGGACGTGCTGCCGGTCCAGCGGGATGCCGTACGTCCTGGCCAGGTACCGCACCAGCCGCGCCGAGGAGCGGTACATCTCCTCCGTGTACCAGGCGTCCGGAGCGGCGAGGAACCCCTCGTGCTCGATGCCGATGGACCGGGCGTTGACATCCCAGTTGCCGGCGTGCCAGGCCACGTCCTTCGCCTTCACATGCTGGGCTATCAACCCATCGGTCGAGCGAATCGTGTAGTGCCACGACACATAGGTGGGGTCCTGGATCAGGTTC comes from Streptomyces sp. SCL15-4 and encodes:
- a CDS encoding fatty acyl-CoA synthetase; the protein is MTHGQGSTVDAMLRRSARRTPARVAVEYGDRTWTYGELDDAVSRAASLLLAEDTAPGDRVAAYGHNSDAYLIAFLACARAGLVHVPVNHHLTGDDLAYLLGQSGSTLVLADPGLAGRLPAGTRTLPLRDTGDSLLSRLPGAPPYDGPEPRSEDLVQLLYTSGTTALPKGAMMTHRALVHAYLSAITALDLRAGDRPAHALPLYHSAQTHVFLLPYLAVGATNLILDAPAGDLLFDLVEAGRVDSLFAPPTVWIALAGRPDFATRDLSGLRKAYYGASVMPVPVLRRLRERLPGLAFYNCFGQSEIGPLATVLGPDEHDARPESCGRAVLFVEARVVDGDGTDVPVGVPGEVVYRSPQLCEGYWERPEETAEAFRGGWFHSGDLAVRDAEGCLTIVDRVKDVINSGGVLVASRQVEDALYTHEAVAEAAVIGLPDDRWIEAVTAVVVPRAEVTEDQLIAHVKARIAPFKAPKRVLFVPELPRNASGKILKRELRDRFGG
- a CDS encoding ArsR/SmtB family transcription factor gives rise to the protein MTDTAATPDPDLVTALRALSNPMRLQMLRWLRDPERHFPRNAATAGPAQAGVSVSHIQAKAGLAQSTVSAYMAELQRAGLVRATRVGKWTHYQRDEHHIAALVAKLGQSL
- a CDS encoding CGNR zinc finger domain-containing protein yields the protein MPTTIRFRQGSGRLCLDFARTLRFRGTAEAVEELPDAEALAAWVRQCGPCPAGAGDATPALVRTAHELREAIHRLIGAARSGGRPDAATRALVNEAAAHPVPVPALTASGRLAWHAGDPVRATLALVARDALDLVASPAVDRVRDCAGAACGALFLDTSRPGTRRWCSMDTCGNRAKKAALRRRSGG
- a CDS encoding MFS transporter, with the protein product MSASPAPSAPPRRVILALALACGVSVATIYFPQAISALIAADLRVSAGEAALVVTAAQFGYAAGIFLLVPLGDRLPHRRLIVTLLALTAAGLLAAGAAPTLPVLVAASAATGITTVVPQIIIPMTAGLVPAERRGAVTGTLLSGLIGGILLARTFGGTLGEWLGWRAPYLVAAALILTLALLLARVVPDTTPTSRQPYPALISAPLRLLREEPDLRRSCLYQATVFAGFSAAWTALTLLVTGPAYGMGAQTVGVLGLVGAASMFCTPVAGRVADRRGPDAVSLWCLLGAIGSAGVLVLGGTGGTAGLVVLAAGMLLLDVAVQGGQVANQARNFALRPDARARINTAYMTCAFLGGSAGSWLGVRAYDGLGWPAVTALVALLAALALTRHLTRPRVPAVPAEDAVTPSKVL
- the paaK gene encoding phenylacetate--CoA ligase PaaK translates to MTDVADLLDAGERLGAEELRALQLERLRASLRHAYEHVPFYRESFDRAGVRPEDCRTLADLARFPFTTKADLRANYPYGMFAVPRERIRRLHASSGTTGRPTVVGYTDRDLSLWADLVARSIRAAGGRPGDVVHVAYGYGLFTGGLGAHYGAERLGCTVVPASGGMTARQVRLILDLEPSVIMVTPSYMLTLLDEFERQGVDPRSTSLRVGVFGAEPWTEPMRREIEERCAIDAVDIYGLSEVIGPGVAQECAETKDGLHVWEDHFYPEIVDPVTGEVLPEGERGELVFTSLTKEAMPIVRYRTRDLTRLLPGTARVFRRMERITGRSDDMVILRGVNLFPTQIEEIVLRTPGVAPHFQLRLTREGRLDALTVRAEARPDAPAEVREAAARAIVAAVKDGIGVSVDVEIVEPESLERSVGKIRRIVDLRPRDDG
- a CDS encoding DUF397 domain-containing protein; protein product: MAESTTQHKPLAGWDKPELDLSKAEWQSSSRGLGDVQIAFVEGFIAMRNSDRPESPSLIFTPAEWGAFVSGAREGEFDLT
- a CDS encoding universal stress protein; its protein translation is MNAAPVIAAVDGSADSLRALDWALDAARRRAAPLRVVHVRQYAAWGQAGVLVAGPPGAEDDPVLDEVRARLGDHAGQPAVEYVTLEGVPGAVLPELGDDAQLLVLGSRGRGGFASLLLGSNGLAAARDAGCPVVVVPPPGREVHGEGPAEPGPRVVAGLHADSPDDGVLAFAFAEAARRHARLQVVAAYPWPAQTWSAPGQPLPPLVDEEAVADETRALADGFLAPHRERHPEVRADAEALPGDAAGHLVAASRDAELVVVGRHRRRLLAPARMMGSVTQAVLLHAASPVAVVPPAPHPEPDRETAP
- a CDS encoding PHB depolymerase family esterase; this encodes MPLPPRPGAPVAPGARPRARLLPRLLAVLAVVLGTVLAGPAPRADAAVTLTRVNDFGSNPGALTMYVYRPATLPVRPPVVVALHGCTQNAQVYADNSGLPRLADQDGFLLVFAETGTANNANKCFNWFQSGDNRRGQGEALSVRQMVSHAVTAYGADPGRVHVTGLSAGGAMTAVMLATYPDVFAAGAIVAGLPYDCTKDNSPYTCMNPGVDRSPADWARRVRDAHPSYTGPWPRTAIWYGDRDTTVVPRNATELRDQWTALHGLSQTPTRTRAIGPDATRQDQYLAADGTVAVEVDQVPGIGHGTPVDPGTGGEQCGGTGAPYFLDSICSSRWIARFFGLDTTDPGDPGPGDPDPGDPGTAACWTASNYAHVQAGRATVGGGYTYAVGSGQNMGLYNTFVTHTLKESPTGYYTLADSGCP